From one Equus asinus isolate D_3611 breed Donkey chromosome 5, EquAss-T2T_v2, whole genome shotgun sequence genomic stretch:
- the SLC6A9 gene encoding sodium- and chloride-dependent glycine transporter 1 isoform X4 translates to MSGRDTRGLLRVLTPGWLRLMDLWPPPPQNRMVLCPARPPRRTRTSNGATGATRSSAFMFPYFIMLIFCGIPLFFMELSFGQFASQGCLGVWRISPMFKGVGYGMMVVSTYIGIYYNVVICIAFYYFFSSMTHVLPWAYCNNPWNTPDCTGVLDASNLTNGSRPATLPSNLSHLLNHSLQRTSPSEEYWRRYVLKLSDDIGNFGEVRMPLLGCLGVSWVVVFLCLIRGVKSSGKVVYFTATFPYVVLTILFVRGVTLEGAFTGIMYYLTPQWDKILEAKVWGDAASQIFYSLGCAWGGLITMASYNKFHNNCYRDSIIISITNCATSVYAGFVIFSILGFMANHLGVDVSRVADHGPGLAFVAYPEALTLLPISPLWSLLFFFMLILLGLGTQFCLLETLVTAIVDEVGNEWILKKKTYVTLGVAVAGFLLGIPLTSQAGIYWLLLMDNYAASFSLVVISCIMCVSIMYIYGHRNYFQDIQMMLGFPPPLFFQICWRFVSPAIIFFILIFTVIQYQPITYNHYQYPGWAVAIGFLMALSSVICIPLYALFQLCRTDGDTLLQRLKNATKPSRDWGPALLEHRTGRYAPTIPASPEDGLEVQPLHPDKAQIPMVGSNGSSRLQDSRI, encoded by the exons ATGAGCGGCAGAGACACGCGCGGTCTGCTCCGAGTGCTCACCCCGGGATGGCTGCGGCTCATGGACCTgtggccccctcctccccagaacAG AATGGTGCTGTGCCCAGCGAGGCCACCAAGAAGGACCAGAACCTCAAACGGGGCAACTGGGGCAACCAGATCGA GCGCCTTCATGTTCCCCTACTTCATCATGCTGATCTTCTGCGGGATCCCTCTCTTCTTCATGGAGCTCTCCTTCGGCCAGTTTGCAAGTCAGGGCTGCCTGGGGGTCTGGAGGATCAGCCCCATGTTCAAAG gCGTGGGCTATGGCATGATGGTGGTGTCTACGTACATCGGCATCTACTACAATGTGGTCATCTGCATCGCCTTCTACTACTTCTTCTCGTCCATGACGCACGTGCTGCCCTGGGCCTACTGCAATAACCCCTGGAACACGCCCGACTGCACCGGCGTGCTGGACGCCTCCAACCTCACCAACGGCTCCCGGCCAGCCACCCTGCCCAGCAACCTCTCCCACCTGCTCAACCACAGCCTCCAGAGGACCAGCCCCAGCGAGGAGTACTGGAG GCGCTACGTGCTGAAGCTGTCAGATGACATCGGGAACTTTGGGGAGGTACGAATGCCCCTCCTCGGCTGCCTTGGTGTCTCCTGGGtggttgtctttctctgcctcatcCGAGGGGTCAAGTCTTCAGGGAAA GTGGTGTACTTCACGGCCACGTTTCCCTATGTGGTGCTGACCATCCTGTTCGTCCGTGGCGTGACCCTGGAGGGAGCCTTCACGGGCATCATGTACTACCTGACCCCACAGTGGGACAAGATCCTGGAGGCCAAG GTGTGGGGGGACGCCGCCTCCCAGATCTTCTACTCGCTGGGCTGCGCGTGGGGAGGCCTCATCACCATGGCTTCCTACAACAAGTTCCACAACAACTGTTACCG GGACAGCATCATCATCAGCATCACTAACTGTGCCACCAGTGTCTATGCTGGCTTTGTCATCTTCTCCATCCTGGGCTTCATGGCCAATCATCTTGGTGTGGACGTGTCCCGCGTGGCAGACCACGGCCCCGGCCTGGCCTTCGTGGCTTACCCTGAGGCCCTCACATTGCTGCCCATCTCCCCGCTCTGGTccctgcttttcttcttcatgCTCATCTTGCTGGGACTGGGCACTCAG TTCTGCCTCCTAGAGACGCTAGTCACAGCCATTGTGGACGAGGTGGGGAATGAGTGGATCCTAAAGAAAAAGACCTACGTGACCTTGGGTGTGGCTGTGGCTGGCTTCCTGCTGGGCATCCCCCTCACCAGCCAG GCAGGCATCTACTGGCTGCTGCTGATGGACAACTATGCAGCCAGCTTCTCCTTGGTCGTCATCTCCTGCATCATGTGTGTGTCCATCATGTACATCTACG GGCATCGGAACTACTTCCAGGACATCCAGATGATGCTGGGGTTCCCACCGCCCCTCTTCTTCCAGATCTGCTGGCGCTTTGTCTCTCCAGCTATCATCTTT TTCATTCTCATCTTCACGGTGATCCAGTACCAGCCAATCACTTACAACCACTACCAGTATCCAGGCTGGGCTGTGGCCATCGGCTTCCTCATGGCTCTGTCCTCCGTCATTTGCATCCCACTCTACGCCCTGTTCCAGCTCTGCCGCACAGATGGGGACACCCTCCtccag CGGTTGAAAAATGCCACAAAGCCAAGCAGAGACTggggccctgccctcctggagcacCGGACCGGGCGCTACGCCCCCACCATACCGGCCTCTCCTGAAGACGGGCTCGAGGTCCAGCCGCTGCACCCAGACAAGGCCCAGATCCCCATGGTGGGCAGTAACGGCTCCAGCCGTCTGCAGGACTCCCGGATATGA
- the SLC6A9 gene encoding sodium- and chloride-dependent glycine transporter 1 isoform X5, translating to MVLCPARPPRRTRTSNGATGATRSSAFMFPYFIMLIFCGIPLFFMELSFGQFASQGCLGVWRISPMFKGVGYGMMVVSTYIGIYYNVVICIAFYYFFSSMTHVLPWAYCNNPWNTPDCTGVLDASNLTNGSRPATLPSNLSHLLNHSLQRTSPSEEYWRRYVLKLSDDIGNFGEVRMPLLGCLGVSWVVVFLCLIRGVKSSGKVVYFTATFPYVVLTILFVRGVTLEGAFTGIMYYLTPQWDKILEAKVWGDAASQIFYSLGCAWGGLITMASYNKFHNNCYRDSIIISITNCATSVYAGFVIFSILGFMANHLGVDVSRVADHGPGLAFVAYPEALTLLPISPLWSLLFFFMLILLGLGTQFCLLETLVTAIVDEVGNEWILKKKTYVTLGVAVAGFLLGIPLTSQAGIYWLLLMDNYAASFSLVVISCIMCVSIMYIYGHRNYFQDIQMMLGFPPPLFFQICWRFVSPAIIFFILIFTVIQYQPITYNHYQYPGWAVAIGFLMALSSVICIPLYALFQLCRTDGDTLLQRLKNATKPSRDWGPALLEHRTGRYAPTIPASPEDGLEVQPLHPDKAQIPMVGSNGSSRLQDSRI from the exons ATGGTGCTGTGCCCAGCGAGGCCACCAAGAAGGACCAGAACCTCAAACGGGGCAACTGGGGCAACCAGATCGA GCGCCTTCATGTTCCCCTACTTCATCATGCTGATCTTCTGCGGGATCCCTCTCTTCTTCATGGAGCTCTCCTTCGGCCAGTTTGCAAGTCAGGGCTGCCTGGGGGTCTGGAGGATCAGCCCCATGTTCAAAG gCGTGGGCTATGGCATGATGGTGGTGTCTACGTACATCGGCATCTACTACAATGTGGTCATCTGCATCGCCTTCTACTACTTCTTCTCGTCCATGACGCACGTGCTGCCCTGGGCCTACTGCAATAACCCCTGGAACACGCCCGACTGCACCGGCGTGCTGGACGCCTCCAACCTCACCAACGGCTCCCGGCCAGCCACCCTGCCCAGCAACCTCTCCCACCTGCTCAACCACAGCCTCCAGAGGACCAGCCCCAGCGAGGAGTACTGGAG GCGCTACGTGCTGAAGCTGTCAGATGACATCGGGAACTTTGGGGAGGTACGAATGCCCCTCCTCGGCTGCCTTGGTGTCTCCTGGGtggttgtctttctctgcctcatcCGAGGGGTCAAGTCTTCAGGGAAA GTGGTGTACTTCACGGCCACGTTTCCCTATGTGGTGCTGACCATCCTGTTCGTCCGTGGCGTGACCCTGGAGGGAGCCTTCACGGGCATCATGTACTACCTGACCCCACAGTGGGACAAGATCCTGGAGGCCAAG GTGTGGGGGGACGCCGCCTCCCAGATCTTCTACTCGCTGGGCTGCGCGTGGGGAGGCCTCATCACCATGGCTTCCTACAACAAGTTCCACAACAACTGTTACCG GGACAGCATCATCATCAGCATCACTAACTGTGCCACCAGTGTCTATGCTGGCTTTGTCATCTTCTCCATCCTGGGCTTCATGGCCAATCATCTTGGTGTGGACGTGTCCCGCGTGGCAGACCACGGCCCCGGCCTGGCCTTCGTGGCTTACCCTGAGGCCCTCACATTGCTGCCCATCTCCCCGCTCTGGTccctgcttttcttcttcatgCTCATCTTGCTGGGACTGGGCACTCAG TTCTGCCTCCTAGAGACGCTAGTCACAGCCATTGTGGACGAGGTGGGGAATGAGTGGATCCTAAAGAAAAAGACCTACGTGACCTTGGGTGTGGCTGTGGCTGGCTTCCTGCTGGGCATCCCCCTCACCAGCCAG GCAGGCATCTACTGGCTGCTGCTGATGGACAACTATGCAGCCAGCTTCTCCTTGGTCGTCATCTCCTGCATCATGTGTGTGTCCATCATGTACATCTACG GGCATCGGAACTACTTCCAGGACATCCAGATGATGCTGGGGTTCCCACCGCCCCTCTTCTTCCAGATCTGCTGGCGCTTTGTCTCTCCAGCTATCATCTTT TTCATTCTCATCTTCACGGTGATCCAGTACCAGCCAATCACTTACAACCACTACCAGTATCCAGGCTGGGCTGTGGCCATCGGCTTCCTCATGGCTCTGTCCTCCGTCATTTGCATCCCACTCTACGCCCTGTTCCAGCTCTGCCGCACAGATGGGGACACCCTCCtccag CGGTTGAAAAATGCCACAAAGCCAAGCAGAGACTggggccctgccctcctggagcacCGGACCGGGCGCTACGCCCCCACCATACCGGCCTCTCCTGAAGACGGGCTCGAGGTCCAGCCGCTGCACCCAGACAAGGCCCAGATCCCCATGGTGGGCAGTAACGGCTCCAGCCGTCTGCAGGACTCCCGGATATGA
- the SLC6A9 gene encoding sodium- and chloride-dependent glycine transporter 1 isoform X3 — protein sequence MLAAAPQNGAVPSEATKKDQNLKRGNWGNQIEFVLTSVGYAVGLGNVWRFPYLCYRNGGGAFMFPYFIMLIFCGIPLFFMELSFGQFASQGCLGVWRISPMFKGVGYGMMVVSTYIGIYYNVVICIAFYYFFSSMTHVLPWAYCNNPWNTPDCTGVLDASNLTNGSRPATLPSNLSHLLNHSLQRTSPSEEYWRRYVLKLSDDIGNFGEVRMPLLGCLGVSWVVVFLCLIRGVKSSGKVVYFTATFPYVVLTILFVRGVTLEGAFTGIMYYLTPQWDKILEAKVWGDAASQIFYSLGCAWGGLITMASYNKFHNNCYRDSIIISITNCATSVYAGFVIFSILGFMANHLGVDVSRVADHGPGLAFVAYPEALTLLPISPLWSLLFFFMLILLGLGTQFCLLETLVTAIVDEVGNEWILKKKTYVTLGVAVAGFLLGIPLTSQAGIYWLLLMDNYAASFSLVVISCIMCVSIMYIYGHRNYFQDIQMMLGFPPPLFFQICWRFVSPAIIFFILIFTVIQYQPITYNHYQYPGWAVAIGFLMALSSVICIPLYALFQLCRTDGDTLLQRLKNATKPSRDWGPALLEHRTGRYAPTIPASPEDGLEVQPLHPDKAQIPMVGSNGSSRLQDSRI from the exons ATGTTGGCAGCAGCTCCTCAG AATGGTGCTGTGCCCAGCGAGGCCACCAAGAAGGACCAGAACCTCAAACGGGGCAACTGGGGCAACCAGATCGAGTTTGTACTGACGAGCGTGGGCTATGCCGTGGGCCTGGGCAATGTCTGGCGCTTCCCATACCTCTGCTATCGCAACGGGGGAG GCGCCTTCATGTTCCCCTACTTCATCATGCTGATCTTCTGCGGGATCCCTCTCTTCTTCATGGAGCTCTCCTTCGGCCAGTTTGCAAGTCAGGGCTGCCTGGGGGTCTGGAGGATCAGCCCCATGTTCAAAG gCGTGGGCTATGGCATGATGGTGGTGTCTACGTACATCGGCATCTACTACAATGTGGTCATCTGCATCGCCTTCTACTACTTCTTCTCGTCCATGACGCACGTGCTGCCCTGGGCCTACTGCAATAACCCCTGGAACACGCCCGACTGCACCGGCGTGCTGGACGCCTCCAACCTCACCAACGGCTCCCGGCCAGCCACCCTGCCCAGCAACCTCTCCCACCTGCTCAACCACAGCCTCCAGAGGACCAGCCCCAGCGAGGAGTACTGGAG GCGCTACGTGCTGAAGCTGTCAGATGACATCGGGAACTTTGGGGAGGTACGAATGCCCCTCCTCGGCTGCCTTGGTGTCTCCTGGGtggttgtctttctctgcctcatcCGAGGGGTCAAGTCTTCAGGGAAA GTGGTGTACTTCACGGCCACGTTTCCCTATGTGGTGCTGACCATCCTGTTCGTCCGTGGCGTGACCCTGGAGGGAGCCTTCACGGGCATCATGTACTACCTGACCCCACAGTGGGACAAGATCCTGGAGGCCAAG GTGTGGGGGGACGCCGCCTCCCAGATCTTCTACTCGCTGGGCTGCGCGTGGGGAGGCCTCATCACCATGGCTTCCTACAACAAGTTCCACAACAACTGTTACCG GGACAGCATCATCATCAGCATCACTAACTGTGCCACCAGTGTCTATGCTGGCTTTGTCATCTTCTCCATCCTGGGCTTCATGGCCAATCATCTTGGTGTGGACGTGTCCCGCGTGGCAGACCACGGCCCCGGCCTGGCCTTCGTGGCTTACCCTGAGGCCCTCACATTGCTGCCCATCTCCCCGCTCTGGTccctgcttttcttcttcatgCTCATCTTGCTGGGACTGGGCACTCAG TTCTGCCTCCTAGAGACGCTAGTCACAGCCATTGTGGACGAGGTGGGGAATGAGTGGATCCTAAAGAAAAAGACCTACGTGACCTTGGGTGTGGCTGTGGCTGGCTTCCTGCTGGGCATCCCCCTCACCAGCCAG GCAGGCATCTACTGGCTGCTGCTGATGGACAACTATGCAGCCAGCTTCTCCTTGGTCGTCATCTCCTGCATCATGTGTGTGTCCATCATGTACATCTACG GGCATCGGAACTACTTCCAGGACATCCAGATGATGCTGGGGTTCCCACCGCCCCTCTTCTTCCAGATCTGCTGGCGCTTTGTCTCTCCAGCTATCATCTTT TTCATTCTCATCTTCACGGTGATCCAGTACCAGCCAATCACTTACAACCACTACCAGTATCCAGGCTGGGCTGTGGCCATCGGCTTCCTCATGGCTCTGTCCTCCGTCATTTGCATCCCACTCTACGCCCTGTTCCAGCTCTGCCGCACAGATGGGGACACCCTCCtccag CGGTTGAAAAATGCCACAAAGCCAAGCAGAGACTggggccctgccctcctggagcacCGGACCGGGCGCTACGCCCCCACCATACCGGCCTCTCCTGAAGACGGGCTCGAGGTCCAGCCGCTGCACCCAGACAAGGCCCAGATCCCCATGGTGGGCAGTAACGGCTCCAGCCGTCTGCAGGACTCCCGGATATGA
- the SLC6A9 gene encoding sodium- and chloride-dependent glycine transporter 1 isoform X2 — protein MVGKGAKGMLNGAVPSEATKKDQNLKRGNWGNQIEFVLTSVGYAVGLGNVWRFPYLCYRNGGGAFMFPYFIMLIFCGIPLFFMELSFGQFASQGCLGVWRISPMFKGVGYGMMVVSTYIGIYYNVVICIAFYYFFSSMTHVLPWAYCNNPWNTPDCTGVLDASNLTNGSRPATLPSNLSHLLNHSLQRTSPSEEYWRRYVLKLSDDIGNFGEVRMPLLGCLGVSWVVVFLCLIRGVKSSGKVVYFTATFPYVVLTILFVRGVTLEGAFTGIMYYLTPQWDKILEAKVWGDAASQIFYSLGCAWGGLITMASYNKFHNNCYRDSIIISITNCATSVYAGFVIFSILGFMANHLGVDVSRVADHGPGLAFVAYPEALTLLPISPLWSLLFFFMLILLGLGTQFCLLETLVTAIVDEVGNEWILKKKTYVTLGVAVAGFLLGIPLTSQAGIYWLLLMDNYAASFSLVVISCIMCVSIMYIYGHRNYFQDIQMMLGFPPPLFFQICWRFVSPAIIFFILIFTVIQYQPITYNHYQYPGWAVAIGFLMALSSVICIPLYALFQLCRTDGDTLLQRLKNATKPSRDWGPALLEHRTGRYAPTIPASPEDGLEVQPLHPDKAQIPMVGSNGSSRLQDSRI, from the exons ATGGTAGGAAAAGGTGCCAAAGGGATGCTG AATGGTGCTGTGCCCAGCGAGGCCACCAAGAAGGACCAGAACCTCAAACGGGGCAACTGGGGCAACCAGATCGAGTTTGTACTGACGAGCGTGGGCTATGCCGTGGGCCTGGGCAATGTCTGGCGCTTCCCATACCTCTGCTATCGCAACGGGGGAG GCGCCTTCATGTTCCCCTACTTCATCATGCTGATCTTCTGCGGGATCCCTCTCTTCTTCATGGAGCTCTCCTTCGGCCAGTTTGCAAGTCAGGGCTGCCTGGGGGTCTGGAGGATCAGCCCCATGTTCAAAG gCGTGGGCTATGGCATGATGGTGGTGTCTACGTACATCGGCATCTACTACAATGTGGTCATCTGCATCGCCTTCTACTACTTCTTCTCGTCCATGACGCACGTGCTGCCCTGGGCCTACTGCAATAACCCCTGGAACACGCCCGACTGCACCGGCGTGCTGGACGCCTCCAACCTCACCAACGGCTCCCGGCCAGCCACCCTGCCCAGCAACCTCTCCCACCTGCTCAACCACAGCCTCCAGAGGACCAGCCCCAGCGAGGAGTACTGGAG GCGCTACGTGCTGAAGCTGTCAGATGACATCGGGAACTTTGGGGAGGTACGAATGCCCCTCCTCGGCTGCCTTGGTGTCTCCTGGGtggttgtctttctctgcctcatcCGAGGGGTCAAGTCTTCAGGGAAA GTGGTGTACTTCACGGCCACGTTTCCCTATGTGGTGCTGACCATCCTGTTCGTCCGTGGCGTGACCCTGGAGGGAGCCTTCACGGGCATCATGTACTACCTGACCCCACAGTGGGACAAGATCCTGGAGGCCAAG GTGTGGGGGGACGCCGCCTCCCAGATCTTCTACTCGCTGGGCTGCGCGTGGGGAGGCCTCATCACCATGGCTTCCTACAACAAGTTCCACAACAACTGTTACCG GGACAGCATCATCATCAGCATCACTAACTGTGCCACCAGTGTCTATGCTGGCTTTGTCATCTTCTCCATCCTGGGCTTCATGGCCAATCATCTTGGTGTGGACGTGTCCCGCGTGGCAGACCACGGCCCCGGCCTGGCCTTCGTGGCTTACCCTGAGGCCCTCACATTGCTGCCCATCTCCCCGCTCTGGTccctgcttttcttcttcatgCTCATCTTGCTGGGACTGGGCACTCAG TTCTGCCTCCTAGAGACGCTAGTCACAGCCATTGTGGACGAGGTGGGGAATGAGTGGATCCTAAAGAAAAAGACCTACGTGACCTTGGGTGTGGCTGTGGCTGGCTTCCTGCTGGGCATCCCCCTCACCAGCCAG GCAGGCATCTACTGGCTGCTGCTGATGGACAACTATGCAGCCAGCTTCTCCTTGGTCGTCATCTCCTGCATCATGTGTGTGTCCATCATGTACATCTACG GGCATCGGAACTACTTCCAGGACATCCAGATGATGCTGGGGTTCCCACCGCCCCTCTTCTTCCAGATCTGCTGGCGCTTTGTCTCTCCAGCTATCATCTTT TTCATTCTCATCTTCACGGTGATCCAGTACCAGCCAATCACTTACAACCACTACCAGTATCCAGGCTGGGCTGTGGCCATCGGCTTCCTCATGGCTCTGTCCTCCGTCATTTGCATCCCACTCTACGCCCTGTTCCAGCTCTGCCGCACAGATGGGGACACCCTCCtccag CGGTTGAAAAATGCCACAAAGCCAAGCAGAGACTggggccctgccctcctggagcacCGGACCGGGCGCTACGCCCCCACCATACCGGCCTCTCCTGAAGACGGGCTCGAGGTCCAGCCGCTGCACCCAGACAAGGCCCAGATCCCCATGGTGGGCAGTAACGGCTCCAGCCGTCTGCAGGACTCCCGGATATGA
- the SLC6A9 gene encoding sodium- and chloride-dependent glycine transporter 1 isoform X1: MAAAHGPVAPSSPEQNGAVPSEATKKDQNLKRGNWGNQIEFVLTSVGYAVGLGNVWRFPYLCYRNGGGAFMFPYFIMLIFCGIPLFFMELSFGQFASQGCLGVWRISPMFKGVGYGMMVVSTYIGIYYNVVICIAFYYFFSSMTHVLPWAYCNNPWNTPDCTGVLDASNLTNGSRPATLPSNLSHLLNHSLQRTSPSEEYWRRYVLKLSDDIGNFGEVRMPLLGCLGVSWVVVFLCLIRGVKSSGKVVYFTATFPYVVLTILFVRGVTLEGAFTGIMYYLTPQWDKILEAKVWGDAASQIFYSLGCAWGGLITMASYNKFHNNCYRDSIIISITNCATSVYAGFVIFSILGFMANHLGVDVSRVADHGPGLAFVAYPEALTLLPISPLWSLLFFFMLILLGLGTQFCLLETLVTAIVDEVGNEWILKKKTYVTLGVAVAGFLLGIPLTSQAGIYWLLLMDNYAASFSLVVISCIMCVSIMYIYGHRNYFQDIQMMLGFPPPLFFQICWRFVSPAIIFFILIFTVIQYQPITYNHYQYPGWAVAIGFLMALSSVICIPLYALFQLCRTDGDTLLQRLKNATKPSRDWGPALLEHRTGRYAPTIPASPEDGLEVQPLHPDKAQIPMVGSNGSSRLQDSRI, encoded by the exons ATGGCTGCGGCTCATGGACCTgtggccccctcctccccagaacAG AATGGTGCTGTGCCCAGCGAGGCCACCAAGAAGGACCAGAACCTCAAACGGGGCAACTGGGGCAACCAGATCGAGTTTGTACTGACGAGCGTGGGCTATGCCGTGGGCCTGGGCAATGTCTGGCGCTTCCCATACCTCTGCTATCGCAACGGGGGAG GCGCCTTCATGTTCCCCTACTTCATCATGCTGATCTTCTGCGGGATCCCTCTCTTCTTCATGGAGCTCTCCTTCGGCCAGTTTGCAAGTCAGGGCTGCCTGGGGGTCTGGAGGATCAGCCCCATGTTCAAAG gCGTGGGCTATGGCATGATGGTGGTGTCTACGTACATCGGCATCTACTACAATGTGGTCATCTGCATCGCCTTCTACTACTTCTTCTCGTCCATGACGCACGTGCTGCCCTGGGCCTACTGCAATAACCCCTGGAACACGCCCGACTGCACCGGCGTGCTGGACGCCTCCAACCTCACCAACGGCTCCCGGCCAGCCACCCTGCCCAGCAACCTCTCCCACCTGCTCAACCACAGCCTCCAGAGGACCAGCCCCAGCGAGGAGTACTGGAG GCGCTACGTGCTGAAGCTGTCAGATGACATCGGGAACTTTGGGGAGGTACGAATGCCCCTCCTCGGCTGCCTTGGTGTCTCCTGGGtggttgtctttctctgcctcatcCGAGGGGTCAAGTCTTCAGGGAAA GTGGTGTACTTCACGGCCACGTTTCCCTATGTGGTGCTGACCATCCTGTTCGTCCGTGGCGTGACCCTGGAGGGAGCCTTCACGGGCATCATGTACTACCTGACCCCACAGTGGGACAAGATCCTGGAGGCCAAG GTGTGGGGGGACGCCGCCTCCCAGATCTTCTACTCGCTGGGCTGCGCGTGGGGAGGCCTCATCACCATGGCTTCCTACAACAAGTTCCACAACAACTGTTACCG GGACAGCATCATCATCAGCATCACTAACTGTGCCACCAGTGTCTATGCTGGCTTTGTCATCTTCTCCATCCTGGGCTTCATGGCCAATCATCTTGGTGTGGACGTGTCCCGCGTGGCAGACCACGGCCCCGGCCTGGCCTTCGTGGCTTACCCTGAGGCCCTCACATTGCTGCCCATCTCCCCGCTCTGGTccctgcttttcttcttcatgCTCATCTTGCTGGGACTGGGCACTCAG TTCTGCCTCCTAGAGACGCTAGTCACAGCCATTGTGGACGAGGTGGGGAATGAGTGGATCCTAAAGAAAAAGACCTACGTGACCTTGGGTGTGGCTGTGGCTGGCTTCCTGCTGGGCATCCCCCTCACCAGCCAG GCAGGCATCTACTGGCTGCTGCTGATGGACAACTATGCAGCCAGCTTCTCCTTGGTCGTCATCTCCTGCATCATGTGTGTGTCCATCATGTACATCTACG GGCATCGGAACTACTTCCAGGACATCCAGATGATGCTGGGGTTCCCACCGCCCCTCTTCTTCCAGATCTGCTGGCGCTTTGTCTCTCCAGCTATCATCTTT TTCATTCTCATCTTCACGGTGATCCAGTACCAGCCAATCACTTACAACCACTACCAGTATCCAGGCTGGGCTGTGGCCATCGGCTTCCTCATGGCTCTGTCCTCCGTCATTTGCATCCCACTCTACGCCCTGTTCCAGCTCTGCCGCACAGATGGGGACACCCTCCtccag CGGTTGAAAAATGCCACAAAGCCAAGCAGAGACTggggccctgccctcctggagcacCGGACCGGGCGCTACGCCCCCACCATACCGGCCTCTCCTGAAGACGGGCTCGAGGTCCAGCCGCTGCACCCAGACAAGGCCCAGATCCCCATGGTGGGCAGTAACGGCTCCAGCCGTCTGCAGGACTCCCGGATATGA